Proteins co-encoded in one Patescibacteria group bacterium genomic window:
- a CDS encoding calcium/sodium antiporter gives MFLFWFFVLIISLFVLVKSAEYFVNAAEKIGLILGVSPFFIGMTVVALGTSLPELFTSIIAVLNNSSEIVLGNVVGSNIANILLIVGITAITVKKIKVDYDIINLDLPLFAASTAGLIAMVAWDKEINIFEGIIAISFFAIYFFYLYKSRHDTIGEEIKKKLDETKEKLIPKKINPTLILILIASALFLFLGAKFTVSSVLELSALIGITTSAIALSAVAIGTSLPELAVTIRAVKNGNGDLAIGNIFGSNLFNGSLVVGLSSLLGPLKATNDILYIAIPFLAVATILYVFSGISRKIHNYEGAMFLLIYVLFLAKLFNIF, from the coding sequence ATGTTTTTATTTTGGTTTTTTGTATTGATTATTAGTTTGTTTGTTTTAGTAAAGTCTGCTGAATATTTTGTTAATGCGGCTGAAAAAATTGGTCTGATTTTAGGCGTGTCTCCATTTTTTATTGGAATGACAGTTGTTGCTTTAGGAACTTCCTTGCCAGAACTTTTTACTTCAATTATCGCTGTCCTAAATAATTCAAGCGAAATTGTTCTTGGAAATGTGGTTGGATCTAACATCGCTAATATTTTATTGATTGTCGGGATCACAGCCATAACAGTTAAAAAAATAAAAGTTGATTATGATATTATAAATTTAGATTTGCCTTTGTTTGCGGCTTCTACTGCTGGACTTATAGCAATGGTGGCGTGGGATAAGGAAATTAATATTTTTGAAGGAATTATCGCGATTTCTTTTTTTGCTATTTATTTTTTCTATTTGTATAAAAGCCGGCACGACACTATTGGCGAAGAAATAAAAAAGAAATTAGATGAAACAAAAGAAAAATTAATTCCTAAAAAAATAAATCCTACTTTAATTTTAATTTTGATCGCAAGCGCTTTATTTCTTTTTTTAGGCGCTAAATTTACTGTTTCTTCTGTTTTAGAATTATCAGCTTTGATAGGAATTACAACTTCCGCGATAGCTTTATCAGCCGTTGCTATTGGAACTTCATTGCCTGAGTTAGCGGTAACTATCCGCGCTGTTAAAAATGGAAATGGGGATTTGGCAATTGGCAATATTTTTGGGTCAAATCTATTCAATGGATCTTTAGTTGTTGGGCTATCATCTCTTTTAGGTCCGCTTAAGGCAACAAATGATATTTTGTATATTGCGATTCCATTTTTAGCCGTTGCTACAATTCTTTATGTTTTTTCTGGAATTTCACGCAAAATACATAATTACGAAGGCGCGATGTTTCTTTTAATTTATGTTTTATTTTTAGCAAAATTATTTAACATATTTTAG